One window of the Candidatus Zixiibacteriota bacterium genome contains the following:
- a CDS encoding conserved membrane hypothetical protein (Evidence 4 : Unknown function but conserved in other organisms) — protein MKNSRILSWIVFIAVILIFGISWIIKGSHADNSITQAFLATLAAFLTLSILSFLYKDNPYYKFAEHLFVGVSAAYWMSVGFWSTFVGNLLPRISPTLCNYFGVPYKGFDIFFFVPLILGVFLLMRLSANAGWLSRWSLAFIVGTTAGLNLIRYLRSDFISQVSNTFIPLVTDWKGVGPFFSHLSLSASGQFAMSLSNWIIFIGVFCGLIYFFFSKEHKGAFGFASRAGIWVLMITFGASFGYTVMGRVSLLVGRLTFLFHDWLGLVK, from the coding sequence ATGAAAAATTCCCGAATTTTATCCTGGATAGTTTTCATAGCGGTAATATTAATTTTCGGTATCAGTTGGATAATTAAGGGATCGCATGCCGATAATTCTATAACCCAGGCCTTCTTGGCTACTCTGGCCGCTTTTCTCACCTTGTCGATCCTCTCTTTTTTATATAAAGACAACCCTTACTATAAATTCGCCGAACACCTTTTTGTGGGGGTTTCTGCCGCCTACTGGATGTCGGTCGGATTCTGGTCAACTTTCGTGGGGAATCTGCTTCCCCGTATTTCCCCGACTCTCTGCAATTATTTTGGTGTTCCCTACAAAGGATTCGACATCTTCTTCTTTGTCCCCCTCATTCTCGGCGTCTTCCTCCTCATGCGTTTGTCCGCAAATGCCGGCTGGCTGTCGCGCTGGTCGCTGGCCTTCATTGTCGGCACCACGGCCGGTTTGAATCTTATCCGCTACCTGCGCTCTGATTTCATTAGTCAGGTCAGCAATACTTTCATACCGCTCGTGACCGACTGGAAAGGCGTCGGGCCATTCTTCTCCCATCTGTCGCTCTCGGCCTCGGGGCAATTTGCCATGAGTCTTTCCAATTGGATTATTTTTATCGGTGTTTTTTGCGGCCTGATTTATTTCTTTTTCTCCAAAGAGCATAAAGGAGCCTTCGGTTTTGCCTCCCGGGCGGGAATTTGGGTCTTGATGATAACTTTCGGCGCCTCCTTCGGATACACCGTCATGGGGCGCGTTTCATTATTGGTGGGGAGGCTGACCTTCCTTTTCCATGACTGGCTGGGACTCGTCAAATAA
- a CDS encoding conserved membrane hypothetical protein (Evidence 4 : Unknown function but conserved in other organisms), protein MNKIGLIISLAVIAAGLLYLFILSIRGRDVERRFIFLFMGVAVAVPILFNISFSEKATPIVKAAFDKIENLPSGSKILISYDYDPAMAPEVNPMTDAFVRHAMAKGHRIYFMNLWATGQPMVATAIDQIIKKEFPEKKYGVDYVNLGYKAGGTGVLNVIITDIRKMYLTDVNGANLDSLPIMNGIRSLRDMDLLISVGGGLPGVKEWVLFAGDPGHIPVVGGCAAVSAPLLYPYYPNQLIGLLGGIKGAAEYESELKRKYPRFAETPQPGIKMMGPQTMAHLVIMAFIIFGNISFFVLKSKGEGK, encoded by the coding sequence ATGAATAAGATTGGGCTTATTATCTCACTGGCCGTGATTGCCGCCGGTCTGCTCTATCTGTTCATCCTCTCTATTCGGGGACGTGACGTCGAACGTCGTTTCATCTTTCTATTTATGGGCGTTGCCGTGGCGGTTCCGATACTTTTCAATATTTCCTTTTCTGAAAAGGCCACACCCATCGTTAAGGCCGCTTTCGACAAAATTGAAAATCTTCCTTCCGGTTCAAAAATATTAATCTCCTATGATTATGATCCGGCGATGGCGCCCGAGGTCAATCCCATGACCGATGCCTTTGTCCGTCATGCTATGGCCAAGGGGCATCGCATCTATTTTATGAATCTCTGGGCAACCGGCCAGCCGATGGTGGCCACCGCCATTGATCAGATCATTAAAAAGGAATTCCCGGAGAAAAAATATGGCGTTGATTACGTCAATTTAGGATACAAAGCCGGCGGCACCGGCGTCCTCAATGTCATTATTACGGATATCCGAAAAATGTACCTCACCGATGTCAATGGCGCCAATCTCGACTCTTTGCCTATAATGAACGGTATCCGTTCTCTGCGGGATATGGACCTGCTTATATCGGTCGGGGGCGGATTACCCGGGGTGAAAGAGTGGGTGTTGTTCGCAGGCGATCCGGGCCATATTCCGGTCGTCGGCGGATGCGCCGCCGTTTCGGCGCCGCTACTCTATCCGTATTATCCCAATCAGTTGATCGGACTTCTGGGCGGGATTAAAGGGGCCGCCGAGTATGAATCGGAATTAAAAAGAAAATATCCTCGTTTTGCCGAGACCCCGCAACCGGGAATCAAGATGATGGGTCCTCAGACCATGGCCCATCTGGTCATCATGGCCTTCATTATTTTCGGGAATATTTCGTTCTTTGTCCTGAAATCAAAGGGAGAGGGCAAATGA
- a CDS encoding conserved membrane hypothetical protein (Evidence 4 : Unknown function but conserved in other organisms), translating to MKRQVPIIITFVVGAVLIISVFFPPAERLGENFSVFFDIIAVFAFFLGGGNLIRIHGNKIYRRGKDWPFSIVTLTGFLVMLAAGLFKIANPNGITGDVAATGSLFQTLYFNIFYPLGSTMYALLAFYVASASYRAFRAKNKEATILLIAAFIILLGRTPLGVYATGWIPESFSLLQIPNLAIWIMSSPNLAGQRAIMIGIALGVISMSLRLILGVERTYLGADNE from the coding sequence GTGAAACGTCAGGTCCCCATAATTATTACTTTCGTCGTCGGAGCGGTACTGATTATATCGGTCTTCTTTCCGCCCGCCGAACGGCTGGGCGAAAATTTCTCCGTCTTTTTCGATATAATCGCCGTTTTTGCTTTCTTCTTGGGCGGGGGCAACCTCATCCGAATCCATGGTAATAAAATATATCGCCGTGGGAAAGACTGGCCTTTTTCAATTGTCACCCTCACCGGTTTTTTGGTCATGCTGGCGGCCGGATTGTTTAAAATTGCCAATCCCAACGGCATTACCGGTGATGTGGCCGCGACAGGATCATTATTTCAGACCCTTTATTTCAATATCTTTTATCCTCTCGGCTCGACCATGTACGCCCTGTTGGCATTTTATGTCGCTTCCGCCTCATACCGCGCTTTTCGGGCCAAAAACAAAGAGGCGACCATCCTCTTGATAGCGGCCTTTATCATTCTTCTCGGAAGAACCCCCCTGGGCGTTTATGCCACCGGATGGATTCCGGAATCGTTTTCGCTGCTGCAGATTCCCAATTTGGCCATCTGGATTATGTCATCGCCAAACCTGGCCGGCCAGCGTGCCATCATGATTGGCATTGCCTTGGGTGTTATATCAATGTCGCTCCGCTTGATTCTCGGCGTCGAGCGGACCTATCTGGGGGCGGATAATGAATAA
- a CDS encoding hypothetical protein (Evidence 5 : Unknown function), producing MDSDEVAPAQEESKNGDYIEKDGEIFAQPFGGRKEDRYNQYRSDDESNNYGDLTFH from the coding sequence ATGGATTCGGATGAGGTTGCCCCCGCCCAAGAAGAAAGCAAAAACGGCGATTATATCGAAAAAGACGGAGAAATTTTCGCCCAGCCGTTCGGCGGGCGGAAAGAAGACCGATATAATCAGTACCGCTCCGACGACGAAAGTAATAATTATGGGGACCTGACGTTTCACTGA
- a CDS encoding conserved membrane hypothetical protein (Evidence 4 : Unknown function but conserved in other organisms) gives MHQAKRSSYCLGLCLLAIWLLPVCLFGQETLSPPTDLVAADYKYDRGEAVDINWRLSADDKDGRVSGYEIYRAEMPSDSFSSIAFVGAGISSYRDKSVEKGKEYRYQVAASAGGHLYFSEVSPPVVPHMEIVNWNLLNLFVIGLFLCGSVIFFISHATRGKKLFVRKIAGLEAIDEAIGRATEMGRPILFIPGINDMDDVQTIAGITLLGRVAKVVADYDIKINMPVSRSIVMTTARETIREAYMGAGRPDAYSDDMVNYITDEQFGYVAAVDGIMVRQKPATCFYLGAFFAESLILAETGNSIGAIQIAGTAQPAQLPFFVAACDYTLIGEELFAASAYLSNEPKQLGSLKGQDMGKLLAMIVIILGVLAATVSQVGGAGIFTELFGFLTRLFTVQN, from the coding sequence ATGCACCAGGCCAAGCGATCATCATACTGTCTCGGGCTCTGCCTTTTGGCAATTTGGCTGCTTCCCGTTTGCCTTTTCGGACAGGAGACTCTATCACCCCCCACGGATTTAGTTGCTGCTGACTATAAATATGATCGTGGGGAAGCGGTCGACATCAATTGGCGCCTGTCGGCCGATGATAAAGATGGGCGGGTGAGTGGTTACGAAATATATCGCGCCGAAATGCCCTCAGATAGTTTTTCCTCGATTGCATTTGTCGGAGCGGGAATTTCATCCTACCGCGACAAATCGGTTGAAAAGGGTAAAGAATATCGCTATCAGGTGGCGGCTTCCGCGGGCGGCCACCTTTATTTTTCTGAGGTGTCGCCGCCGGTCGTTCCGCACATGGAGATTGTCAACTGGAACCTCTTGAACCTGTTTGTCATCGGTCTTTTCCTGTGCGGGTCAGTCATATTTTTCATCTCCCATGCTACACGCGGCAAGAAATTGTTTGTCCGCAAAATTGCCGGACTCGAAGCCATCGATGAAGCCATCGGTCGCGCCACCGAAATGGGTCGTCCCATTCTATTCATTCCCGGCATCAACGATATGGATGATGTGCAGACGATTGCCGGAATTACTCTTTTGGGACGGGTCGCCAAAGTGGTGGCGGATTATGATATAAAAATCAATATGCCGGTGTCCCGCTCGATTGTGATGACCACCGCCCGAGAAACCATTCGCGAGGCATATATGGGCGCCGGTCGGCCCGATGCTTACAGCGATGACATGGTTAACTACATTACCGATGAGCAATTCGGTTATGTGGCGGCTGTCGACGGCATCATGGTTCGTCAGAAGCCGGCGACTTGTTTCTATCTGGGGGCCTTTTTCGCCGAATCGTTAATTCTTGCCGAAACCGGAAATTCCATCGGCGCCATCCAGATCGCGGGAACCGCTCAGCCGGCGCAATTGCCGTTCTTCGTGGCCGCTTGCGACTATACGCTGATAGGTGAAGAACTCTTTGCCGCCTCGGCCTATCTATCCAACGAACCGAAACAACTGGGTTCGCTTAAAGGTCAGGATATGGGCAAACTTCTGGCTATGATTGTCATTATCCTGGGCGTATTGGCGGCGACCGTCTCGCAAGTCGGCGGAGCCGGGATATTTACCGAATTATTTGGCTTTTTGACACGGCTCTTTACGGTGCAAAATTGA
- a CDS encoding conserved membrane hypothetical protein (Evidence 4 : Unknown function but conserved in other organisms) — METFGIWVAAFLTLGIISFLYKDNAWYKICESIFVGISAGYWFVTLFFDNIQNLFWNGITGPDPHYTLLIGGVLGFMMLLRLVPPIGWISRWPLAFVVGATAGLYIINYFSSNVMLQVQSTLAPLFSPHYGQPIFSATLYDTVGNLVVAGGTFTGLVYFFFSKEHKGVFGGAARIGIWTIMITFGASFGYTVMSRMSLLIGRMEFIFGDWLRLIR, encoded by the coding sequence ATGGAGACCTTTGGAATTTGGGTTGCCGCCTTTCTCACTTTGGGCATCATCTCATTCCTGTACAAGGATAATGCCTGGTACAAAATTTGTGAATCGATTTTTGTCGGCATATCGGCCGGCTATTGGTTCGTGACGCTCTTTTTTGATAATATTCAGAATCTCTTTTGGAACGGCATAACCGGCCCGGATCCCCATTATACCCTCCTGATTGGCGGTGTCTTGGGATTCATGATGCTTCTCCGTCTGGTCCCCCCGATCGGCTGGATTTCCCGCTGGCCGCTGGCTTTTGTGGTCGGCGCCACTGCCGGGCTCTATATCATAAATTATTTTTCCTCCAACGTAATGCTTCAGGTTCAGAGCACTCTGGCTCCCCTTTTCAGTCCCCATTACGGCCAGCCGATATTTTCGGCCACGTTGTATGACACTGTGGGAAATCTGGTCGTCGCTGGCGGAACCTTCACCGGGCTGGTTTATTTCTTTTTCAGCAAAGAACATAAGGGAGTCTTTGGAGGGGCGGCCCGAATCGGAATTTGGACCATTATGATTACTTTCGGTGCTTCGTTCGGATATACCGTCATGAGCCGTATGTCGCTTTTGATAGGACGAATGGAATTCATTTTCGGGGACTGGTTGAGACTCATCAGGTAA
- a CDS encoding conserved membrane hypothetical protein (Evidence 4 : Unknown function but conserved in other organisms), translated as MKQDLIVFGALVVIVALIFLVVPKPLAFSPTVSYIIIGLILLALVYILIRTINGHFVGRRIVFLFVGIAVVLPFFMQINQPIHVSPEVRTVYDSTAELKPGSKVLVSFDYDPASAPELQPMAESYFRLCLQHDLKIIIMGLWPQGPQQAELALDVVLRDPDIAKKNLQRGIDYVDLGFQTGNEFVIQRMGTDFRMMFPRDTRGIPYDSIPLLRDVRNFSNIDYSFNLSAGYPGTVEWVQVAVDRYGLKLGAGNTGVQATGMYPYLRSGQLKGLLGGLSGAAEFERATGKEGTATFYMLPQSFSHVIVIAFILIGNAAYFLGEKKRAGKEQK; from the coding sequence ATGAAACAGGATCTTATTGTCTTTGGCGCCCTTGTGGTAATCGTGGCCCTGATATTTCTCGTGGTTCCCAAACCGTTGGCCTTTTCGCCAACCGTGTCTTATATCATCATCGGCCTGATTCTGCTGGCGCTGGTCTATATTCTCATACGTACCATTAATGGCCACTTTGTGGGGCGACGAATAGTCTTCCTCTTTGTCGGAATTGCGGTGGTCTTGCCGTTCTTTATGCAAATTAATCAGCCGATTCACGTTTCTCCTGAAGTTCGAACCGTTTATGATTCTACGGCCGAGTTGAAACCCGGCTCCAAAGTCCTGGTTTCTTTTGATTATGACCCCGCTTCAGCTCCGGAACTGCAGCCGATGGCGGAATCCTATTTCCGTCTCTGCCTGCAGCACGATCTTAAAATAATAATCATGGGCCTTTGGCCCCAGGGACCGCAACAGGCGGAATTGGCGCTCGATGTTGTCCTCCGGGACCCCGATATTGCCAAAAAGAATCTGCAGCGGGGAATAGATTACGTGGATCTTGGCTTTCAGACCGGCAATGAATTTGTCATCCAGCGCATGGGAACCGATTTCCGCATGATGTTTCCCCGCGATACTCGCGGCATTCCTTATGATTCGATCCCGCTCCTCCGTGACGTTCGCAACTTTTCCAATATCGACTATTCCTTCAACCTTTCGGCCGGATACCCCGGGACAGTTGAATGGGTGCAGGTGGCGGTGGATCGCTATGGACTAAAATTAGGTGCTGGCAATACGGGGGTTCAGGCGACCGGTATGTATCCTTACCTTCGCTCCGGCCAATTGAAAGGTCTTCTGGGCGGATTGAGCGGTGCCGCCGAATTTGAACGGGCCACCGGCAAAGAAGGAACGGCCACTTTTTATATGTTGCCGCAATCTTTTTCGCATGTGATAGTCATCGCCTTCATTCTGATAGGCAATGCCGCTTATTTCCTCGGGGAAAAGAAAAGAGCGGGAAAGGAGCAGAAATAG
- a CDS encoding conserved membrane hypothetical protein (Evidence 4 : Unknown function but conserved in other organisms), translating into MRREVPLIITAVVGVIFVIQYFIPHEPFNRFNSWFSDWFAIIGACAIWLGALNLMRISADKVYRRRSGWGYAAVIIASFLLIAIIGFASGTHFRDQGTGFDWLYTWVYSPLSATMFALLAFFVASASYRAFRARNLEATLLLLAAFFVMIGRVPVGDAIGTLIHIPESLMPSKITIWIMGFINSAGQRAIMIGIALGIVSTSLRIILGIERSYLGGD; encoded by the coding sequence ATGAGACGTGAAGTTCCACTTATTATAACGGCCGTGGTGGGAGTGATTTTTGTCATTCAGTATTTCATTCCCCATGAACCGTTCAATCGTTTCAACTCGTGGTTTTCGGATTGGTTCGCCATAATCGGGGCCTGTGCCATCTGGCTGGGGGCTCTGAACCTGATGCGCATCTCGGCCGATAAAGTCTATCGCCGCCGGTCCGGCTGGGGATATGCCGCCGTCATTATTGCATCCTTTCTACTTATTGCCATTATCGGTTTTGCCAGCGGGACTCACTTCCGTGATCAGGGAACCGGTTTTGATTGGTTATATACCTGGGTCTATTCCCCTCTTTCGGCCACCATGTTTGCTCTTCTGGCCTTTTTTGTCGCCTCGGCATCGTACCGTGCTTTCCGGGCCAGAAACCTCGAAGCCACCCTGCTGCTGCTGGCCGCCTTCTTTGTAATGATCGGGCGTGTTCCGGTCGGCGATGCTATCGGAACCCTGATACATATTCCCGAATCGCTGATGCCCTCAAAAATCACCATATGGATAATGGGATTTATAAATTCCGCCGGACAGCGGGCCATCATGATCGGCATTGCTCTGGGGATTGTTTCCACCTCCCTGAGAATTATCCTCGGTATCGAACGCTCTTATCTGGGGGGTGACTGA
- a CDS encoding conserved exported hypothetical protein (Evidence 4 : Unknown function but conserved in other organisms), with the protein MKVGSVKTKYAVFLVLGLLLLASLSVAQTSTDSAQVPQINTPPPDVTPVMPGNLAVRDNPDDAGHAVVVTWDLSVDDHPGGKVTAYKILRSQNREGGFAEVGEVPAGSVQYIDNDAADNIPYYYKVLAVNSARQDSQLLWQVSSESNVAGPVEAKPQWFDFRRLNVFIGMIILCGLIIYYINQAKSGKKLFIRKIAGLDAVDEAVGRATEMGKKIFYIPGTSDMDNVQTIAGITILGRVAQLAAEYETWIEVPVSRSLVMVTAKEIVKEAYTKAGRPDTFRDEQVHYLTDDQFGYAAGIDGMVVREKPATIFFMGNFYAESLILSETGNSIGAIQIAGTGQPSQLPFFVAACDYTLIGEELFAASAYLSREPKLLGSLKGQDIGKAIILAAILVGVLLESFNLFQLSNFFKVIG; encoded by the coding sequence TTGAAAGTGGGAAGCGTGAAAACAAAGTATGCGGTTTTCTTAGTCCTTGGCCTGCTGCTCCTGGCTTCCCTTTCCGTCGCTCAAACCTCCACCGATTCGGCCCAAGTCCCGCAAATAAATACCCCGCCCCCCGATGTCACTCCGGTTATGCCCGGAAATCTGGCGGTTCGGGATAATCCCGACGATGCCGGTCACGCGGTCGTGGTAACTTGGGATTTATCGGTGGACGATCACCCCGGCGGCAAGGTCACGGCCTATAAAATTCTCCGTTCGCAGAATCGCGAAGGCGGATTTGCGGAGGTGGGTGAGGTTCCGGCCGGCTCAGTTCAATATATTGATAACGATGCCGCCGATAATATTCCTTACTATTATAAGGTCCTGGCCGTGAATTCAGCCCGTCAGGACAGCCAATTGCTCTGGCAGGTCTCCAGCGAATCCAATGTGGCCGGACCGGTGGAAGCCAAACCGCAGTGGTTCGATTTCCGCCGCCTTAATGTCTTTATCGGAATGATTATTCTCTGCGGCTTGATTATTTATTATATCAACCAGGCCAAATCCGGAAAAAAATTATTTATCAGAAAAATTGCGGGACTTGATGCGGTCGACGAGGCGGTCGGGCGGGCCACCGAGATGGGTAAGAAAATATTTTATATCCCCGGCACCTCCGATATGGATAATGTCCAGACCATTGCTGGCATTACCATTCTGGGCCGCGTGGCGCAATTGGCGGCCGAGTACGAAACCTGGATTGAGGTCCCCGTGAGCCGGTCTCTGGTCATGGTTACGGCCAAGGAAATTGTCAAAGAAGCCTATACCAAGGCCGGGCGCCCTGATACTTTCCGGGATGAACAGGTGCACTATCTTACCGACGATCAGTTTGGATATGCGGCCGGTATCGATGGAATGGTGGTGCGCGAAAAGCCGGCCACGATATTTTTTATGGGCAATTTTTACGCCGAATCATTGATTCTTTCCGAAACCGGAAATTCCATCGGGGCCATTCAAATTGCCGGGACGGGGCAACCCTCCCAGTTGCCGTTCTTTGTCGCCGCCTGCGACTACACTCTGATAGGGGAAGAACTTTTTGCCGCCTCGGCCTATCTTTCCCGTGAGCCGAAATTACTCGGTTCCCTCAAGGGGCAGGATATCGGCAAGGCCATTATACTGGCGGCCATCCTGGTGGGCGTCTTGCTGGAATCCTTCAACCTCTTCCAGCTTTCCAACTTTTTCAAGGTGATCGGGTAG
- a CDS encoding Response regulator receiver modulated metal dependent phosphohydrolase (fragment): MKTSVTILIVDDEPLVRSVLEQLLQRKGYSIKAVGGGREALEQLKSARIDLVVSDIRMPEMDGFELLQVVKKSFPDVGVIMMTGYGDAGSVKEALSLGADEYITKPFKGPEVSLIIERAYWRFLSNQKNFQMVQAKAGSH; this comes from the coding sequence ATGAAAACCAGCGTAACCATTCTCATCGTCGACGACGAACCTTTGGTACGAAGTGTCCTGGAGCAACTTCTCCAGCGTAAAGGATATAGCATAAAGGCGGTCGGCGGCGGGCGAGAAGCCCTGGAGCAGTTAAAAAGCGCCCGGATCGATCTGGTGGTCTCCGACATCAGAATGCCTGAGATGGATGGCTTTGAACTTCTGCAGGTTGTCAAGAAATCCTTCCCCGATGTCGGCGTTATCATGATGACCGGCTATGGCGATGCCGGTTCGGTCAAAGAAGCCCTCAGCCTTGGAGCCGACGAATATATCACCAAACCTTTCAAGGGGCCGGAAGTTTCCCTCATAATAGAGCGTGCTTATTGGCGTTTTCTGTCAAATCAGAAAAATTTCCAAATGGTTCAGGCCAAAGCCGGCTCGCATTGA
- a CDS encoding putative Chemotaxis protein CheY (Evidence 3 : Putative function from multiple computational evidences) produces MMNLSKIEELAQKRGRSFRILIVDDEPRVQDVFREFCTITPSVEVDLAANGLDAVKKVAANDYDLVTMDLIMPEMAGVEAVTKIKELKPHLPVIIITGNATERLINQAGIRGAASLLYKPVLLEDFVEEVTLALQKSATGGAR; encoded by the coding sequence ATGATGAATTTGAGCAAAATAGAAGAATTGGCGCAAAAACGGGGGCGTTCCTTCCGAATATTGATAGTCGATGACGAACCCCGGGTCCAGGATGTCTTCAGGGAATTCTGTACCATAACACCGTCGGTCGAAGTCGACCTGGCGGCGAATGGACTGGACGCGGTCAAAAAAGTCGCGGCCAATGATTATGACCTGGTTACAATGGACCTGATAATGCCGGAAATGGCCGGCGTCGAGGCGGTCACGAAAATCAAGGAATTGAAACCCCATCTCCCCGTGATTATCATCACCGGTAACGCCACGGAGCGTCTGATAAATCAGGCCGGAATCAGAGGAGCGGCCTCCCTGCTTTATAAACCGGTTTTGCTTGAAGATTTTGTGGAAGAGGTCACTCTGGCACTTCAAAAAAGTGCAACCGGCGGGGCCCGATGA
- a CDS encoding hypothetical protein (Evidence 5 : Unknown function), producing the protein MNEPEGKNPEVGGDWSMQVDELANQVKMLALNLAISLARNKNQAAELAYLEPEFTRLINGSVEVIREVAAIMRSFRNEEKMVYSPPSQSEKLDRIETSLNEILSLSQSILKTVADIKKRKGKVDNYK; encoded by the coding sequence ATGAACGAGCCCGAAGGAAAAAATCCGGAAGTAGGCGGCGATTGGTCGATGCAGGTCGATGAATTGGCCAACCAGGTCAAAATGCTGGCCCTGAATCTGGCCATCAGCCTGGCCCGCAATAAGAATCAGGCGGCGGAACTGGCCTATTTGGAGCCCGAATTTACCCGCCTGATCAACGGTTCAGTGGAAGTAATCAGGGAAGTGGCCGCCATTATGCGTTCCTTCAGGAACGAGGAAAAAATGGTCTATTCTCCCCCCTCACAGAGTGAAAAATTGGACCGAATTGAGACATCCCTAAACGAAATCTTGAGTCTCAGCCAGAGCATATTAAAAACGGTGGCCGATATTAAAAAAAGAAAGGGAAAGGTCGATAACTATAAATAG
- a CDS encoding Response regulator receiver protein, which produces MHKLLIVDDEDHIRKLYRDYLTREGYEVVTAASADEAMKVVAEAAPDLVVLDIELVETTGLEVLKTLKEKYPALPVILNSAYSTYKSDFHTWVADAYIVKSSNMVPLKEKINELVKI; this is translated from the coding sequence ATGCATAAACTTCTGATTGTCGATGATGAAGATCATATCCGAAAATTATATCGGGATTATCTTACGCGCGAAGGGTATGAAGTGGTTACGGCGGCTTCGGCCGACGAGGCCATGAAAGTCGTCGCCGAAGCGGCTCCCGATTTGGTCGTTCTGGATATTGAATTGGTGGAGACTACTGGTTTGGAAGTTTTAAAGACGTTAAAAGAAAAATATCCGGCTCTTCCGGTTATTTTGAATTCCGCGTATTCGACCTATAAATCGGATTTTCATACCTGGGTGGCCGACGCCTATATAGTCAAATCCTCAAATATGGTCCCTCTGAAAGAGAAAATCAACGAACTGGTGAAGATATGA